A window from Catalinimonas alkaloidigena encodes these proteins:
- a CDS encoding DUF6915 family protein, with product MNAVKHAELSVHRRGGHRDDYYPLHDFMDSTKELCSDNRHRILHTLWGIKRVIIPIFGHTLTNADGKRINVKDLCEQDHVLPDYRNRFIPTLADFAEAVEANPDDAHRLQTFFNAYQHDEPLRDLLLSPLSQTGRLKSLWFTHNSWFLNEIVPRVLNRPPRFQEFSLSPADFFRRMRFEPWMDNGHGVPPSAQQTLSLLHPSS from the coding sequence ATGAACGCTGTTAAACACGCCGAACTTTCTGTCCACCGCCGGGGAGGCCACCGCGACGATTACTATCCGCTGCACGATTTTATGGACAGTACCAAGGAGTTGTGCAGCGACAACCGGCACCGGATTTTGCACACGCTGTGGGGCATCAAACGCGTGATCATTCCCATTTTCGGGCATACGCTGACCAACGCCGACGGCAAGCGGATCAACGTCAAAGACCTTTGTGAACAGGACCACGTGTTGCCCGACTACCGCAATCGCTTTATCCCTACGCTGGCCGACTTTGCCGAAGCCGTAGAAGCCAATCCGGATGACGCCCACCGGCTGCAGACGTTCTTCAACGCGTATCAGCACGACGAACCGCTGCGCGATCTGCTGCTGTCGCCCCTTTCGCAAACGGGACGCCTTAAATCGCTCTGGTTCACCCACAACAGCTGGTTTCTGAACGAGATTGTCCCACGCGTGCTGAACCGTCCGCCCCGGTTTCAGGAGTTCAGCCTTTCGCCGGCCGATTTCTTCCGCCGGATGCGCTTCGAACCGTGGATGGACAACGGCCACGGGGTGCCGCCCAGCGCTCAGCAAACCCTCTCTTTACTTCACCCTTCTTCCTGA
- a CDS encoding SpoIIE family protein phosphatase, whose product MHLLRKTLRTWVRIFAFLLVIPALSAPASLEEFEQLLTRALQDKNHQKASLYCYELAKLHEAAGRTTEAVDYLEQSLKWGGKADDLTLLYLSNQRMGTLLSKEGNHNKAVSYYQKALKSAQELKKTTWIKQSLVDVGLGYVAMGRAKRALEPFEEALSLAIREGDAALQEKCYAWLADAYTREGDATKAAKYQALYEGLASNEAHLKTLQAQAKQAGQERIAATQQLRQTETTLLATQTSLQETALSLREAEALSENQRLEIDLLSKEKELAALQILEQDVRLQKAALFRNAILIVALMASALIGVMVYSYRKQVTANKEIARQHDDIARQHKDIQGSINYAQRIQEAMLHHSNVRREQLPDSFVLFKPRDSVSGDFYWIAEVRRDTHADVAFAAVDCTGHGVPGAFMSMIGINTLNGIVGRQVHEPHHILDHLDTEIRTALQQETTGNKDGMDAALCVYRSAEGVVEFAGAKNPLVYIQNGELYQIKGDVNPIGGSLERRKAGGYKKHIIRIDQPTTLYLFSDGFQDQFGGPDNGKFMTKRFKQLLLDIHQQPMEKQQEVLHATIEAWKNGGKQTDDILVMGFRLGAPA is encoded by the coding sequence ATGCATCTTTTACGAAAAACGCTTCGTACCTGGGTACGAATTTTCGCCTTCTTGCTGGTGATCCCTGCCCTAAGTGCCCCCGCCTCGCTCGAAGAGTTCGAGCAACTGCTGACGCGCGCCTTGCAGGACAAAAACCACCAGAAAGCCTCCCTCTACTGTTACGAGCTTGCCAAACTGCACGAAGCCGCGGGACGGACGACCGAAGCCGTCGACTACCTGGAACAGAGTCTTAAATGGGGCGGCAAAGCCGATGACCTGACCTTACTGTACCTGTCGAATCAACGCATGGGCACATTGCTCAGCAAGGAGGGTAATCACAACAAAGCGGTGTCGTACTACCAGAAAGCGCTGAAGTCGGCTCAGGAACTCAAAAAGACGACATGGATCAAACAAAGCTTGGTCGACGTAGGCCTAGGATACGTAGCAATGGGGCGGGCCAAGCGGGCACTAGAGCCGTTCGAAGAAGCCCTTTCGCTGGCGATTCGGGAAGGCGATGCGGCGTTGCAGGAGAAGTGCTATGCCTGGCTGGCCGACGCGTACACCCGAGAAGGCGACGCGACAAAGGCTGCCAAGTACCAGGCGTTGTACGAAGGATTGGCTTCCAACGAAGCGCATCTGAAAACGCTGCAAGCGCAGGCGAAACAAGCCGGACAAGAGCGGATTGCGGCTACCCAACAGCTGCGCCAAACGGAAACCACGCTGCTGGCTACCCAGACGTCATTGCAGGAAACCGCGCTTTCCCTGCGGGAGGCGGAAGCTCTTAGCGAAAACCAGCGACTGGAGATTGACTTGTTGAGTAAGGAAAAGGAGTTGGCGGCTTTGCAGATTCTGGAACAGGACGTTCGTCTGCAAAAGGCGGCCCTTTTTCGTAACGCCATTCTGATCGTAGCACTGATGGCGTCGGCCCTGATCGGCGTGATGGTCTACAGCTACCGAAAACAGGTCACCGCCAACAAAGAAATCGCCCGGCAACACGACGACATCGCCCGCCAGCACAAGGATATTCAGGGCAGTATCAACTACGCTCAGCGCATCCAGGAGGCCATGCTGCACCACAGCAACGTCCGTCGTGAGCAACTGCCCGATTCGTTTGTCCTGTTTAAACCGCGCGATTCGGTGAGTGGTGATTTCTACTGGATCGCCGAAGTGCGTCGCGATACGCACGCCGACGTAGCGTTTGCGGCCGTCGACTGTACGGGACACGGCGTCCCCGGTGCCTTCATGTCGATGATCGGCATCAACACGTTGAATGGGATTGTTGGCCGACAGGTACATGAACCGCACCACATACTCGACCACCTCGACACGGAAATCCGTACGGCGCTGCAGCAAGAGACCACGGGTAATAAAGATGGCATGGACGCTGCCCTGTGCGTTTACCGATCTGCCGAAGGTGTCGTAGAATTTGCCGGAGCCAAGAATCCACTGGTGTACATCCAGAACGGCGAACTTTACCAGATCAAAGGCGACGTCAATCCCATCGGGGGAAGTCTGGAACGTCGAAAAGCAGGAGGATACAAGAAACACATCATCCGGATCGATCAACCCACGACGCTCTACCTCTTTTCCGACGGATTTCAGGATCAGTTCGGAGGGCCGGACAACGGCAAGTTCATGACCAAACGCTTCAAACAGTTGTTGCTCGACATCCACCAGCAACCGATGGAGAAGCAGCAGGAAGTGCTTCATGCTACCATCGAGGCCTGGAAAAATGGGGGCAAGCAAACCGACGACATCCTAGTAATGGGCTTCCGCCTGGGTGCTCCCGCCTGA
- a CDS encoding HNH endonuclease, translating to MRSLAYYQHAFQKLNRGTTRYGKAPHKPVLLLSVLHEVEAGRIRDGRVYITAELVSTFKDYWRQLVDTANTANFSLPFYHLSKEKRGYWRLVEQPGMRVALTTSHSIRSFANLLDTVAYVQLEPELALLMQDSAAREVLRLTLLEAYFPQKTLNGTTTYLTQLAHHMAADDPVAYRTQFEALARDLDPITYEEEVFVRSGVFKREVPKLYGYACCVSGLRVEATADVQLVDACHIVPFRETHDDTLTNGLTLTPTLHRAFDRGLFWIDDAYRVRLAAGFREIGESPYSIRQFEGLQIRLPDSTSHWPSLENLRWRQPS from the coding sequence TTGCGTTCCCTTGCTTATTATCAACACGCATTTCAGAAGCTGAATCGTGGTACGACCCGTTACGGAAAAGCGCCGCACAAGCCGGTGTTGCTCCTCAGTGTGTTGCACGAAGTGGAGGCGGGGCGCATCAGAGATGGCAGGGTGTACATTACGGCGGAACTGGTTTCGACGTTCAAAGATTACTGGCGGCAGCTGGTCGATACGGCGAACACCGCCAACTTTTCACTGCCTTTCTACCATCTCAGTAAAGAAAAACGAGGCTACTGGCGGCTGGTAGAACAACCCGGCATGCGCGTGGCGCTGACAACCTCCCATTCGATTCGCAGCTTTGCTAACCTGCTGGATACCGTCGCTTACGTACAACTGGAACCGGAGCTAGCCCTGTTGATGCAGGATTCGGCGGCGCGGGAGGTGCTCCGCCTGACGTTGCTGGAGGCCTATTTTCCGCAGAAGACCCTGAACGGTACCACCACTTACCTGACCCAACTGGCGCACCACATGGCGGCAGACGATCCGGTCGCGTACCGAACCCAGTTCGAGGCACTGGCCAGAGACCTTGACCCGATTACTTACGAAGAAGAAGTGTTTGTACGAAGTGGTGTCTTTAAGCGGGAGGTGCCCAAACTGTACGGCTATGCCTGTTGTGTGTCGGGTTTACGGGTAGAAGCCACGGCCGATGTTCAACTGGTCGATGCCTGCCACATTGTACCATTCCGTGAGACGCACGACGATACCCTGACCAACGGCTTGACGTTAACGCCTACGCTGCACCGGGCGTTCGACCGAGGGCTGTTCTGGATCGACGATGCGTACCGCGTTCGGCTGGCCGCCGGATTCCGGGAAATCGGTGAGAGTCCTTATTCCATTCGGCAATTCGAAGGGCTACAAATCCGATTGCCCGACAGCACTAGCCACTGGCCTTCCCTGGAAAATTTGCGCTGGCGGCAACCGTCATGA